The region GAATATGTATTAGTACTTATCCCTTTACTGCAATATTCAGCTCTGATGAACTTCACTATGCATAATGACAACTGTTTATTCTGTTTTCTTTGGATGCATTCAGTATCTTGAAGTGAGGGAAAAGCAGTATGACAAGAAGGCCTATTTGGATTTTTTCACTGTAAGACTAAAGAAGATtgcacttcattttttttattttttttttaaattttttttatgtactaCTAGTAAATTTGAATCTCATAACATTGTACCAACTTGTATTCAGGATTTAAAAGCTTCAACTCCAGCCATTTCTGATGTACTGGTGtaagttgttaaaacttaaaaggtgCTATGGATTGCATGATTTTACATGGTTTATTGCTTATGTTTTACCTCAGAAAACTGATCTCACTATTTAGATATGTAGCATCTCCAGACAAGACAATCAACAAAAACTACTTGGGGCCTGCATCAATTGAAGAAATTGCCaggtattttttgtaatttcTACACTCTAACATTATTGAAACATGTTTCTTAGGGTCCGTttgaaaacccggaaaatgacttctggaacaTGTTTTCcgggttttcagtgtttggatgcaATAGGAAAATccagtcaatggaaaatgttttccgttgataAGGCATTTTGGCGGAACATAACTTATGCCAAAATGTCATTTTCTGCCAACAACCAAAACATGGTTCCGAACcagtgattttttatttttatttttacggTTTCAGAACGTGACATGTTATATTTAGATCCTAATATTACAGCAAAGGTTTGCattctcaatttctcattcCCGTTCATCAGTTCAAACCACATTTTGTTTCATTGTTTTGTTGTATAGATCAACTCTGCCCCCTCAACTCCTCCCCCCTCGTCCCTAGACAAGAAATTATTGCGTAGttatcctcttttttttttttttttaattttaataactacaattatatttaatattattataaatatttttatattctaaaaataataattaaaatgcttaattatacaattctactcattttctagaaaatgaatcaAAAACACCAAGACATTTTTCCAGAACGCAACCAAACAcgggaaaggaaaatgttttttggaaaatgactcattttccagaagtcattttcctgctttccaaacggatcCTTAAGCTGTGATAATTCTCTTTCCTCTGAACTATATACTTAGGAATTCTGTTATAGAATTAATAGCTTTAGATTAATAAGTTCTTTTTGTTGTCATTGTCTTAACTTAATTATGAGTGAGCTtagatacacacacacacactcacactATCTTGTTGGCATGCTTGAATGCCTAATAGTATTTGTTTTGATTCTAATAAATAATGTGATAGGTTATTCACTTCACTTAAGAAACCTTCAGTTTCTAAGTAGatcatttttatgctttagTCTAGTAGATAAgataattatgttttctgaAGTTTGGATGTTGATATTCCTTGTGTTAAGCTCAATTGTATATCCAAAATAACCTTTTAAAATGCCAAAATGATTTTTGAGTGAAATTGGAACTCCATTATTCAGTTTTAAAATTTCCTTAATGTGCAACATAGTTTTGGTCACTTTGGTTGTAGAGCGAAGTGTCTAGTTAAACACTTAAACCTACATctgtttctctttttttttttttttttggatgatgaggGAAACCCACAACCCTTTCAGGTGtaggtaaaccccgccttgtgactctagcctgcaaaggaccacaagaaagtaaaccaacctaagttactcatagctgaccggctcaaccCAAGGGAGCGAGTGTCGTTACAAGTGTGGATCTCTtgccatcttggctggggttaTCCTCATGTTTTTACACAAGTGTTTCTCTTATTTTATTCCTACAGTTGAAACACCTCTGTTTTATTGTCCTTTGGCCTAAGCATGGACCTCCAACTGTGACTCCTAAAATGATTTCTAgtgaattattttcttttcttgtgtgCGGTTGAAATACCTTTGCAGGACCACCAACCCAGTCACCCCAACTGAgggtttctctctctctctctctctctcaaaggTTTTCAACTTTCATTAGGGTCTTTATTTTATACTACTGAAGTGCACAGTGGAAGTCCAGCTGAACACTGAAAGAAGTGAGACTCTGTATTCTTAAAAATCTGTCCTAACTACAGAAGCCTCAACTTAGCTTCAGTTTTTCATCAAGAAAACCAAATATCAATCTATCAATTCTAAGCAAATTCACGTGTTAATTTTTCTATTGAAGTGTTccccttgatttttttttctcaaacttTATGTTCTACTCAAgcttgccaagcaccttgtgctcagatggcatgtagtgacctcccgtatgggaggtcatgacatcgagcctcagtggaggcgaattgactctttgtgcttcaacaggttgagaaagtatagatgaacaaatactacaatgtaatagggttagttgtattcaaaaaaaaaaatgttctacTCAAGCTTCCTGTGTCAAAACTTTACAAATACACACATCTTTTATATCATTCTTAGCTTTCAAATTAGATTGATTCACATTGAACTTAAACACGAAATATCTTCACttgaactataattttattgtaCACTTGTTTTTCAAGATGACACTAAAATGTGTATTGTATCTACATTATTGTTCGGTTGTGTAAGGGAAGGAGGTCCTAAAACCCAATTCAGAGCCATTTGGAGAATTGTGAGTACCCTAATCAACAAAGGGTTTTTGTGTGTTTTAGATGGTCTGGCTCTTCACCATCATTTGTAGATGGCCAGAGATGGTGGAGTTTCAAAATCCTAAAGGAGTCCTTGTGTATTGATAATGGACTACCCCCCTCCTTGGGTGTTGATAGTGGCCATCTGTGGACTAAACCACCTTAaattagggaaaatggtcaaatacacccCCAAACATTATACGAGAATTttattaggccctcaaacttttgaaagCTGCAATTaagcacataaacatgtcaatttagtgcaTCAAGGTCCAAAaaccggttagtgacctgtaataataggtcaCTAGTGTTCCGGTTACTTCCGGGTGAAATCCGGCGACGAATGACAATCATGTCGCttgagaaggcgaccaactgCGACTGCTTCTCAGCCGACATGCTGGTTGTTCGTCACCGGATTTCAATCAGAACTAGCTGgtttttgggcattaatgcattaaattgacatgtttatgtgcttAATTTCTATTGAAACCCTAGGCCTTTTAAGAATGGGCCCATTAGGTTAATAGTCCATTCATGTATAAATAGGAGACATCTATACAGTTCTTAATAGTGAAAGTGAATACAATGAATCCCTTTATTAttcacatggtatcagagcctaaaccTTTCCCTGCATTCCGACTGTTGCGACTGTTTCTTTTGTTCCGACGCTTGCCTAGTGGTTTTTTTCCCAAACCATCACCACATGCCTAACTAGAACCTCGTCACAAGCCTGAGTCTGAAATCCGGTGGCCATCCGCTGCTGCACGCACCGCCACGCGCCACCAGACGTCGCCGGAGATCCCATATGTTTCTGGCCAGATCTCTCTCCTCAGGTCTCCGATCAAGGCACCGCTACCACCTGAGGATTTAAGTTAATTTATCTATTTTGATCATATATGGTTGAAAAGTGGATTCAGTCTGAGAATTAACTTTATCACTGAAGGAACTTAGCTGCTTGTTTAATAATGAAGCCACAAGCCTacaacagtttcatttcaaacatTAAGGAGAACATAACATAGTGTCTGACCCTTTAACATTGACTGCTAAGTATGTGAGTTTCCTGCATATCAAATGTGTTCTAAACTTGTCTTCTATCATGCAGTCAAATCGTTCGTGCTGAAGGGCCTTCTGGACCAAACAGAGATTACCTTTTTCAACTTGAGAAAGCGCTCGGTCTGTTAGGTAAGGTGTTCTACCAGCATTGATCCCTCCATTTCTATGCTTTTACACCTTTTGGGCAAATTCTGTAGTGTACCATGTTCAGTaatcataatgtacattttcaCTAAAACTGAAAGGCAAGTGGAAACAATGGAGGGCattaaatttaaagtttatatgaaatatgaaattgaataatCACCAACTATAACACAAATGTTCTCTATGATTCTAATGCTAAAATGTTCATTAACTATAACACAACTATTCAAAAGCTATAGCCCGATTGCTTACTAACTGGAAAGTGAACAAGTGCTAAATGCTCAATTATGGATTTATGgcattttaaaattgaaaaatacttCGGGGGTGCACTTAGTTCACATAATACAACTAGGTAATATAAGGTTAACTCCTAAAGGCATTGTTACGGGAATGTGACGTTTAGTtcacataatataatactccgtaatatccTAGCTAATATAGGGTTACCTCCTAGAGGTAATGTTACGAGAATGTGACATTTAGctcacataatataataataataccgtAGGTAATATAGGGTTACCTCGTACGGGAATGTGACGTTGAGATTGTGAGGATATAATATTATCTTGTTTGGTTAGGGTTGTATTTTAggttatgttatataatttatttaaatgacttcaatatatataaattaatactccataaataaataaataaacatatacacAGAcacatttatgtatatatatatatgtatatgtataaatacataAGAGAATGGAGATAATTATAGAATGTTATATTACGTGTAACAATCCATCCATTGTTTGATTGAAGTAGGGTGTGAAGACAAACACGTTACTGATCTCGCTAAGGAGGTGCGACGAATCCTTGGGGAGACAATCTGAGTGACCATTGGCCAGGGAAGACAGACTTTCTTGAGCCTTATAGTTATGGATCTGAAACACCAAAACTAAAACATAATTACTTGTGCGGAGCAATTTATTTCTTCAAGTTGTTGGCGTCCTCGTGTTCGCCGTCACTTCTTTAAGGAGAAGAAATACTCAAATAagtctttaaattatttaaaactgtAATTCATCTCTTCAAATGAAAACAACGTTCAAATTGATATCCAAATTAATCCACACTTTGTAGGTAAACAATTGGTTGCCTTGCTAATTGTTGACAACTTGACATGATTGCATTCACTAATCTAAAAATTAAGTGGATTATTAGTGAGTAAAATCTTTGTCACACGTCTTGAAGaaacaaaatgaataaaaaaattatgattcattttgtttttaaatcaaCAAGTGTTTGCACTAGTGCTATACACGAAATGggtttgctataatattttacgaatatttggatcggtatataattatagaaattataacatcaaatattatatagtgtaattgaaAAGATGGTTTAGATCGATCATATTTTGTGATGTTATCTTGCATGAATTTGGCCAAATAATTGTTAATTACATATTGTcgaaaacctctttgtaaatGACGTTGGTAGTACTAACAGAATCTTGTCCACCCTCGTCTAGCGTTGTCATCAGCatgggtgactcgggaaaaAGTCATGTACAATTAACCGTGATTTGCTcaacatgagttagtgtttggctttgacttttgttgatagtcatggcatatgcgagTATTAATGGAATTGTTTACCCTGAAATTTGAAGAGCAATCTCATATCAAAAAGAGTAAAAGGCATTCGtaggataagaactttggttccttcatgtgtcccatgaACTATTTTTACTTCGACAATGTGATttgtcaattttgtgacaatgAGACGTGTACCATTGCAAAGACCAAGAGGGTGGGTGGTCTATGTTTTGCAATAACATAACAAGTGTACCAAtctttaataattacttcgaaatcaaattcaaaaaatattgcAAGAAACATTGATTCATCCACACGTACCCTGGTCTTACGACTGTAATAGTATAGGActtttttgggcgggaagttaaaattgagaattttgtttttattaatagtatatattacattgcaggGAACTATATGTACAGTATATTAggatttgtaattttaatctaaaattgtattacgaataggaaagtaggaaaagtgatattgtattaagaattgtatcttttaatgtacaattgtaataCGAATAAGAATTTTATCACCATATTTTACACACTGCCACAAACTCCagaattaattttcaaatactGACAAGTATTGAAGTAGCAACAGAGTCCAGTGAGCACGATACGATGTTGTAtgaaatatgtaaaaatttagggtgcgtttggaaacctggaaaatggaaatcattttccgggtttttggtgtttggaaaGAGCAAGGAAAATatggtcaaaggaaaataacaCATTAGTCAATAGAAAATGAGCCTCTTTTGGGGGAAATGACTTTCCctttttgggggaagtcattttccaaactTCTGAGCAGCAACATTTTGCCTCTCATTTGCTCTTGCATCTTTTGGCTTCCAGCTGctcctcttctttttcttcttgctATTGTCATCTTCCTAACTCATCAAGGTAtgtttcttccttttcttttttcatttgtaatttgtataatttatattctcacatctgaaaacatttttccaatTTCTGAGCAAAAATGAGACTGATTTCCGAAACTATTTGGGTAGACTGGTTCCCcaaatttggagattttttttatgtattttttttttatgtatttttttttgttataaatgaatgatttgtaacaattgtgatattattgtggtgattattttgtatttttggatggTATAGATGGATAATAATCATGTATGTGCTGTTGTTATGAGTGCATCAAAGCAAATGGAGGGtgtatttctatatatattagCTGAAGAGGCTAACAATCCCAACAATccaattaacaattttagatcttcTTCATTCAACTGTGTTGCTTCTACTATTTCTGCACAATTCAATGTTACATGTGAATCCAAACATGTAGAGAATCATTTGGAAACAGTGAAGAACACGTGGATAATGATTTGCAAACTGAAAAATTTGAGTGGTGTTGGTTGGGATGATCAGTTGAAAATGATTACGTGCGATTCAACAACTTATATGGAGCTTATCTCgataatattttgttaacataattctaatgttaaaattttttactattgcaTACTTTCATGTTGGATTGCTAGTTTGTTGttttgatatcttattttggattgtaAGATTTGGATGGGATGATCAACTAGTTATTTTGGTttgttattttgatatcttattttggattgtaAGACGTTGGATGTAATGATGAActatttattttggtttgttattttcaattgtaatactttgattagttattttgatattttattactCATTTGTTGATTATActgaaaattgttattataaatgttgttatatttaaacaaattaactaacatatttaattatacaattacgTTCATTTTCTTGtccattttctgaaaaatgaaccaaacacagaaACACAATTTTCTGctctgcagccaaacacaagaaagggaaatgatttctagaaaatgactcatttttcataaaacatttttcaaaaattattttcctactttccaaacccCCTTAATGTATGAAATCTAGAGAATGGCAGCAATGGCAGCATAtcccttttaattttaatatgtaaaaaaattaaaagttcacTTAAATAAAGGCATTAGCATATACTTAAATAATAAAGCTATTAGCGTATACTTAAACACACAGTTGAGTAGTTGATAATGCATTAGCCATTAGCATTTCAAAAAACTACTTAAATAATATTCACCCAAAGCACATTAAATTGAGGGCAAAGTAAAATAGAATGAACagcaattgaaaatttaaatatcaaGACACAGAAAGCAAGTTGGGAGTGAAAAACATGAAACATTAACCTAAATTATAAATCAATTACAACCCAGAACACATTATAATTTTCACAAATTCATAAATTTCACTGCAGTAATCCAGGAGGCGCTACCTTGATTCACAGGAGAGGCTAAGTTTACACTTTTTTGTATGGAGCCTAAACCTCCTTGAACTCTTTGTACACACTTTCTATTTCAACAAATTTTCTTTTggaataatgttcaaattggcaactgaacgtaacttgaaaatgcaattaggcaaCTGAACCAAAAagaagtgcaattaggtcactcaacactccaaatgtatgcaatttcacctgatagcaggttaccatgcaTTTCATCATGTTATTTGCTTACGTGGACagtgagttggcattttaaaacaatttttaataataaactattaaaataaaaaatttaaaaatttaaaaaaattaaaataataataataaacacacCTGCTACCACCCCCTCCCCTTAATAATACCATTGCCACCTTAATAGAAACAtgtggatgaatcaaatttaattaattaattaattaattaatttatttatttattattattattattattattattattattattattattattattatgtacggCGAGTaaacttctttcacaaaacaacttttgctttattatggtgtgtgtgtgtgtgtttttttttaattttttaaattattttaattttttattttaatagttattattaaaaattattttaaaatgtcaattcaccatccacgtaaacaaataacttgatgaaatggatagtaacctgatgaaatggatggtaacctgctatcaggtgaaattgcatacatttggagtgctcagtggcctaattgcactttttttattgttcagtggcctaattgcactcttaggttacgttcagtggcaaaaaaaaatcttcaatcaATTTTAGCCATTAGTTCAATTTTATGCAATTATTCCATTTCTAAAATACAAAGGATGTTTAAAGAAGAGTCATTATCCCAATTgtgttttattatattatatgtgttGTATCACCAACAATCCAATATTCAGGTTAGTCAAAATCTAAGCATTCTTAACCAGTGCTTTCAAACAGCATTTCTCTTAAATTTATCAAAGAATCATTAAAGTCAATAAATAAAATGGGCTTTTATAATAAAGTTTGTGGGAATTGGTTTTAAAGGCTTAAAGTTGCTGTAGCTTTATTATGAAATGTATAAAAAGTGAAACCTATAGATAAAAAAAGAATCACCTCCCACTCCCCAAACGAAAAAGGGGGAGGGGTTGAGGCCATGAGGggggtttttactttttatcttGTCCCATATTTACAAGTTTGGAATTCAGCTCAAAATTTGTATGAATTCTGGGCTTCAAATTTGTGGTAATgttcaatctatatatatagatagtaaaaaaagaacaatattgATTGACACATTTGAAGATCAGAATTTTAGAGGTTTGATCAAGACTAACCGTAGTAGGACTGTAGGAGATCTCTTAGCGGATTTCTATAATAACAATGACACAAGCTAAGATTGAAGT is a window of Ipomoea triloba cultivar NCNSP0323 chromosome 11, ASM357664v1 DNA encoding:
- the LOC115995816 gene encoding gamma-glutamylcyclotransferase 2-3 isoform X2, translated to MVMWVFGYGSLIWKPGFHYDDCLVGFIKGYRRVFYQGSTDHRGTPEFPGRTVTLEPADGEVCWGIAYKITKKEDQEVAITYLEVREKQYDKKAYLDFFTDLKASTPAISDVLVYVASPDKTINKNYLGPASIEEIASQIVRAEGPSGPNRDYLFQLEKALGLLGCEDKHVTDLAKEVRRILGETI
- the LOC115995816 gene encoding gamma-glutamylcyclotransferase 2-3 isoform X1 produces the protein MVMWVFGYGSLIWKPGFHYDDCLVGFIKGYRRVFYQGSTDHRGTPEFPGRTVTLEPADGEVCWGIAYKITKKEDQEVAITYLEVREKQYDKKAYLDFFTDLKASTPAISDVLVYVASPDKTINKNYLGPASIEEIASQIVRAEGPSGPNRDYLFQLEKALGLLVGCEDKHVTDLAKEVRRILGETI